One region of Streptomyces capillispiralis genomic DNA includes:
- the dnaB gene encoding replicative DNA helicase gives MSISEPLDDPWADSGPSDRLPASRRRDDRGRGRDEQHDRGRDSGEWDGGGSAFERVPPQDLEAEQSVLGGMLLSKDAIADVVEILKGHDFYKPAHETIYTAILDVYAKGEPADPITIAAELTKRGEINKVGGASYLHTLVQMVPTAANAAYYAEIVHERAVLRRLVEAGTRITQMGYAADDDVDEIVNRAQAEIYAVTEQRTSEDYLPLGDIMEGALDEIEAIGSRSGEMTGVPTGFTDFDSLTNGLHPGQMIVIAARPAMGKSTLALDFARAASIKNNLPSVIFSLEMGRNEIAMRLLSAEARVALHHMRSGTMTDEDWTRLARRMPDVSAAPLYIDDSPNLSMMEIRAKCRRLKQRNDLKLVVIDYLQLMQSGGSKRAESRQQEVSDMSRNLKLLAKELEIPVIALSQLNRGPEQRTDKKPMVSDLRESGSIEQDADMVILLHREDAYEKESPRAGEADLIVAKHRNGPTATITVAFQGHYSRFVDMAQT, from the coding sequence GTGAGCATTTCCGAGCCCTTGGACGACCCGTGGGCCGACAGCGGTCCCAGTGATCGTCTGCCCGCCTCCCGCCGCCGTGACGACCGGGGCAGAGGCCGTGACGAGCAGCACGACCGCGGCCGGGACAGCGGCGAGTGGGACGGTGGGGGCTCCGCGTTCGAGCGGGTGCCGCCCCAGGACCTCGAGGCGGAGCAGTCCGTGCTGGGCGGCATGCTGCTGTCCAAGGACGCCATCGCCGACGTCGTCGAGATCCTCAAGGGCCACGACTTCTACAAGCCGGCCCACGAGACCATCTACACGGCCATCCTCGACGTCTACGCCAAGGGTGAGCCGGCCGACCCCATCACGATCGCGGCGGAGCTGACCAAGCGCGGCGAGATCAACAAGGTCGGCGGGGCCTCGTATCTGCACACCCTCGTGCAGATGGTGCCCACGGCGGCCAACGCGGCGTACTACGCGGAGATCGTCCATGAGCGGGCCGTGCTGCGCCGCCTGGTCGAGGCCGGCACGCGCATCACGCAGATGGGTTACGCGGCCGACGACGACGTCGACGAGATCGTCAACCGGGCGCAGGCGGAGATCTACGCGGTCACCGAGCAGCGCACCAGCGAGGACTACCTGCCGCTCGGCGACATCATGGAGGGCGCCCTCGACGAGATCGAGGCGATCGGCTCGCGCAGTGGCGAGATGACCGGGGTGCCCACCGGGTTCACCGACTTCGACTCGCTCACCAACGGCCTGCACCCGGGACAGATGATCGTCATCGCCGCGCGTCCCGCGATGGGCAAGTCCACGCTCGCGCTGGACTTCGCGCGGGCCGCGTCCATCAAGAACAACCTGCCCAGCGTCATCTTCTCGCTGGAGATGGGGCGCAACGAGATCGCGATGCGTCTGCTGTCCGCCGAGGCCCGGGTCGCGCTGCACCACATGCGGTCGGGCACGATGACCGACGAGGACTGGACGCGCCTGGCGCGCCGGATGCCGGACGTCTCGGCGGCGCCGCTCTACATCGACGACTCGCCGAACCTGTCGATGATGGAGATCCGTGCCAAGTGCCGTCGTCTGAAGCAGCGCAATGATCTGAAGCTGGTCGTCATCGACTACCTCCAGCTGATGCAGTCCGGTGGTTCCAAGCGGGCCGAGAGCCGTCAGCAGGAGGTCTCGGACATGTCCCGAAACCTCAAGCTGCTCGCCAAGGAACTGGAGATCCCGGTCATCGCGCTCTCCCAGCTGAACCGTGGCCCCGAGCAGCGCACCGACAAGAAGCCGATGGTCTCCGACCTGCGTGAATCCGGCTCCATCGAGCAGGACGCCGACATGGTCATCCTGCTGCACCGCGAGGACGCCTATGAGAAGGAGTCCCCGCGCGCCGGTGAGGCGGACCTGATCGTGGCCAAGCACCGAAACGGCCCGACGGCGACGATCACGGTCGCCTTCCAGGGCCACTACTCCCGCTTCGTGGACATGGCGCAGACCTGA
- a CDS encoding IS110 family transposase, protein MSRAHARIWVGIDAGKGHHWAVAVNADGETLFSTKVLNDEAQILTLIDTAREKADEVRWAVDISGRASALLLALLIAHGQQVVYVPGRTVNRMTGAYRGEGKTDAKDALVIADQARMRRDFAPIGTPPELVSTLQLLTGYRRDLIADRVRLINRLRDLLVGICPALERAFDYSASKGPVVMLTEYQTPAALRRIGVKRLTTWLERRKVRSADTVAAKAVEAAQSQTTALPGEARAAKLVRDLAHQLLALDERIKDNDQEIRETFRTDDRAEIIESLPGMGPILGAEFVAIVGDLSGYRDAGRLASHAGLAPVPRDSGRRTGNYHRPKRYNRRLRWLFYMSAQSAMMRPGPSRDYYLKKRAEGLIHTQALLALARRRVNVLWAMLRDKRLFTSVPPVTQAA, encoded by the coding sequence TTGAGCAGGGCTCACGCGCGGATATGGGTCGGCATCGACGCAGGCAAGGGGCATCACTGGGCGGTGGCGGTGAACGCCGACGGTGAGACACTGTTCTCGACGAAGGTGCTCAACGATGAGGCCCAGATCCTGACGCTGATCGACACGGCCCGGGAGAAGGCCGACGAGGTGCGGTGGGCGGTGGACATCTCCGGCCGTGCCTCCGCCCTGCTGCTGGCCCTGCTGATCGCGCACGGTCAGCAGGTGGTCTACGTGCCCGGTCGCACTGTCAACCGGATGACCGGCGCCTACCGCGGTGAGGGCAAGACCGACGCCAAGGACGCCCTGGTCATCGCCGACCAGGCCCGCATGCGCCGGGACTTCGCCCCGATCGGGACTCCGCCAGAGCTGGTTTCCACACTGCAGCTGCTGACCGGCTACCGGCGGGACCTGATCGCCGACCGGGTCCGGCTCATCAACCGGCTGCGCGACCTGCTGGTCGGCATCTGCCCGGCCCTGGAGCGGGCATTCGACTACTCCGCCTCCAAGGGCCCGGTCGTCATGCTCACCGAGTACCAGACCCCGGCCGCCCTGCGGCGGATCGGCGTCAAGCGGCTGACCACCTGGCTGGAACGACGCAAGGTCCGCAGTGCCGACACCGTCGCGGCCAAGGCCGTCGAGGCCGCCCAGTCCCAGACCACCGCCCTGCCCGGCGAGGCCCGGGCCGCCAAGCTGGTGCGCGACCTGGCCCACCAGCTCCTGGCCCTGGACGAACGGATCAAGGACAACGACCAGGAGATCCGCGAGACCTTCCGCACCGACGACCGCGCCGAGATCATCGAGTCCCTGCCCGGCATGGGCCCGATCCTGGGTGCCGAGTTCGTCGCAATCGTCGGGGACCTCTCCGGCTACCGCGACGCCGGACGCCTGGCCTCGCACGCCGGCCTGGCGCCGGTGCCTCGCGACTCCGGCCGCCGCACCGGCAACTACCACCGGCCCAAACGCTACAACCGGCGCCTGCGCTGGCTGTTCTACATGTCCGCGCAGTCCGCGATGATGCGACCGGGACCTTCGAGGGACTACTACCTCAAGAAACGCGCCGAGGGCCTGATCCACACGCAGGCATTGCTCGCACTCGCCCGCCGACGGGTCAACGTGCTGTGGGCGATGCTGCGTGACAAGAGGCTGTTCACCTCCGTCCCGCCAGTCACGCAGGCGGCTTGA
- a CDS encoding serine hydrolase domain-containing protein has protein sequence MTTPQEELLPGTRRALLHRIAVAQSEGRAPSLVASVVRGGQAVWTGARTSVEGHAPDEDVQYRIGSITKTFTAVLVLRLRDEGLLDLSDPLEKHLPGTGVGEATIVELLAHSGGLAAETPAPWWERTSGALRPGLADVLGERPLVHPVGRRFHYSNPGYALLGALVEKLRDGRWEDVLRREVLEPLGLHRTSVHPRTPHAGGWAVHPWADVMLPEPLEDLGLMAPAGQLWSTAGDLARFAAFLLKGDDQVLSAESVREMRTPAAAVEAADVASGYAYGLGLELRHQHGRALVGHTGSLPGFLACLTIDEADDVSAVVLANCTSGPAPFTVAADLVRIVAEAEPCIPAPWQPLREADPAPLELVGQWYWGTYAFALRLSADGLLALEPLSGNGRASRFRSQGDGTWVGLEGYYAGERLKPVRRPDGSVSHLDLGSFVFTRQPYEEGAPVPGGVDPEGWRGIG, from the coding sequence ATGACGACACCTCAGGAAGAACTGCTGCCCGGGACGCGGCGCGCGCTGCTGCACCGGATCGCCGTCGCCCAGTCCGAGGGGCGTGCGCCGTCGCTGGTGGCGTCCGTGGTGCGGGGCGGGCAGGCCGTCTGGACGGGGGCGCGGACCTCGGTGGAAGGACATGCCCCGGACGAGGACGTGCAGTACCGGATCGGGTCGATCACCAAGACGTTCACCGCCGTACTGGTACTTCGGCTGCGCGACGAGGGGCTGCTGGATCTCTCGGACCCGTTGGAGAAGCACCTGCCGGGTACGGGAGTGGGCGAGGCGACGATCGTCGAACTGCTCGCCCACAGCGGTGGGCTGGCCGCCGAGACGCCCGCCCCGTGGTGGGAGCGGACCTCTGGAGCCCTGCGGCCCGGCCTCGCGGACGTGCTGGGCGAGCGGCCGCTGGTCCACCCCGTGGGCCGGAGGTTCCACTACTCGAACCCTGGTTACGCGTTGTTGGGAGCCCTGGTCGAGAAGCTGCGCGACGGCCGGTGGGAGGACGTGCTTCGGCGAGAAGTGCTCGAACCCCTTGGCCTGCATCGCACGAGCGTTCACCCGCGGACGCCGCATGCGGGTGGCTGGGCCGTGCATCCGTGGGCGGATGTGATGCTGCCCGAGCCCCTGGAGGACCTCGGGCTGATGGCGCCGGCCGGGCAACTGTGGTCCACCGCAGGTGACCTGGCGCGCTTCGCGGCCTTCTTGCTCAAGGGGGACGACCAGGTGCTGAGCGCCGAGTCGGTGCGGGAGATGAGGACGCCGGCAGCAGCGGTCGAGGCGGCGGACGTGGCGAGCGGTTATGCGTACGGTCTGGGCCTGGAACTCCGTCATCAGCACGGCCGTGCCCTTGTCGGGCACACCGGCTCCCTTCCGGGCTTTCTCGCCTGCCTCACGATCGACGAGGCGGACGACGTGAGCGCGGTGGTCCTGGCCAACTGCACGTCCGGCCCGGCGCCGTTCACGGTCGCGGCCGACCTCGTACGGATCGTCGCCGAGGCGGAACCGTGCATCCCCGCTCCCTGGCAGCCTCTGCGGGAGGCCGACCCGGCGCCGCTGGAGCTGGTGGGGCAGTGGTACTGGGGGACGTACGCCTTCGCGCTGCGGCTGTCGGCCGATGGCCTGCTCGCGCTGGAGCCGCTGTCCGGCAACGGCCGGGCTTCGCGGTTCCGCTCGCAGGGGGACGGCACCTGGGTGGGGCTGGAGGGCTATTACGCCGGAGAGCGACTGAAGCCCGTACGTCGGCCGGACGGATCGGTGAGCCACCTCGACCTGGGCTCGTTTGTGTTCACGCGCCAGCCGTATGAGGAGGGGGCTCCGGTGCCGGGCGGGGTGGATCCCGAGGGGTGGCGTGGCATCGGGTAG
- a CDS encoding MATE family efflux transporter: protein MTQAPARTGAARRKHDREIVMLAVPAFGALVAEPLFVMADSAIVGHLGTAQLAGLGVASALLMTAVSVFVFLAYATTAAVARRVGAGDLSSAIRQGMDGIWLALFLGASVMAVVLPTAPALVDLFGASDTAAPYATTYLRISTLGIPAMLIVLAATGVLRGLQNTKTPLYVAIAGFVANGVLNVVLVYGADLGIAGSAWGTVIAQWGMAAVYLTVVLRGARRHGASLRPDAAGIRASAQAGVPLLVRTLSLRAILMIATAVAARLGDSDIAAHQIILSLWSLLAFALDAIAIAGQAIIGRYLGAGDAQGAREACRRMVEWGIAVGVVLGVLVVLARPVFLPLFTSDATVKDSALPALVLVALSQPICGIVFVLDGVLMGAGDGPYLAWAMLLTLAVFTPVALLVPALGGGLTALWATMTLMMTVRMLTLWVRTRSGRWIVTGAAR, encoded by the coding sequence ATGACACAGGCCCCCGCACGCACCGGAGCCGCTCGACGGAAGCATGACCGAGAGATCGTCATGCTGGCCGTCCCGGCCTTCGGCGCCCTCGTCGCCGAGCCGCTCTTCGTCATGGCCGACAGCGCCATCGTCGGCCATCTCGGCACGGCACAGCTCGCGGGACTGGGTGTCGCCTCCGCGCTGCTGATGACCGCCGTCAGCGTGTTCGTCTTCCTGGCCTACGCCACCACGGCCGCCGTCGCCCGCCGGGTAGGGGCCGGCGACCTCTCGTCGGCCATCCGCCAGGGCATGGACGGAATCTGGCTGGCCCTCTTCCTCGGCGCCTCCGTCATGGCCGTCGTCCTGCCCACGGCACCGGCCCTCGTGGACCTCTTCGGCGCCTCCGACACGGCAGCCCCCTATGCGACCACGTATCTGAGGATCTCCACGCTCGGCATACCGGCCATGCTGATCGTGCTCGCCGCGACCGGTGTCCTGCGCGGGCTCCAGAACACCAAGACGCCCCTGTACGTCGCCATCGCCGGCTTCGTCGCCAACGGCGTACTCAATGTCGTGCTGGTCTACGGCGCCGACCTCGGCATCGCGGGCTCCGCCTGGGGCACCGTCATCGCACAGTGGGGCATGGCCGCCGTCTACCTGACAGTGGTTCTGCGCGGTGCGCGCAGACACGGAGCCTCGCTGCGTCCCGACGCCGCCGGGATCAGGGCCTCGGCACAGGCGGGTGTTCCCCTGCTGGTGCGCACCCTCTCGCTCCGCGCCATTCTCATGATCGCTACGGCCGTCGCCGCGCGCCTCGGTGACTCGGACATCGCGGCCCACCAGATCATCCTCTCCCTGTGGAGCCTGCTCGCCTTCGCGCTGGACGCCATCGCCATCGCCGGACAGGCCATCATCGGGCGCTATCTCGGCGCCGGGGATGCCCAGGGAGCTCGTGAGGCGTGCCGCCGCATGGTCGAGTGGGGTATCGCTGTCGGGGTCGTCCTCGGTGTGCTGGTGGTGCTGGCCCGGCCGGTGTTCCTGCCCCTCTTCACCAGCGACGCCACGGTCAAGGACTCGGCGCTGCCGGCGCTGGTGCTTGTCGCACTCTCCCAGCCGATCTGCGGCATCGTCTTCGTCCTGGACGGAGTCCTCATGGGCGCGGGCGACGGACCGTACCTCGCATGGGCCATGCTGCTGACCCTCGCGGTGTTCACTCCCGTCGCCCTGCTGGTTCCCGCGCTCGGGGGCGGGCTCACCGCGCTCTGGGCCACGATGACGCTCATGATGACCGTACGCATGCTGACCCTGTGGGTCCGTACCCGATCCGGTCGCTGGATCGTCACGGGCGCGGCGCGCTGA
- a CDS encoding GNAT family N-acetyltransferase yields MGDLDVRTAVADDLPAIVAMLADDPLGAQRESPDDLAPYRTALERLSADPHQHLVVAVREGRVVGTLQLTIVPGLSRRGSTRSIIEGVRIHAEERGSGLGSRLIEWAIDMSRREGCQLVQLTSDASRTDAHRFYERLGFTASHVGFKLTL; encoded by the coding sequence ATGGGAGATCTTGACGTACGCACCGCAGTCGCCGACGACCTCCCCGCGATCGTCGCGATGCTCGCGGACGATCCCCTGGGCGCGCAGCGCGAGTCACCTGACGACCTCGCCCCCTACCGGACTGCGCTGGAGCGACTCAGCGCCGACCCCCACCAGCACCTCGTCGTCGCCGTCCGTGAAGGCCGCGTGGTCGGCACGCTGCAGCTCACGATCGTTCCGGGGCTGTCCCGTCGCGGCTCCACCCGGTCGATCATCGAGGGAGTCCGCATCCATGCCGAGGAACGCGGCAGCGGCCTCGGGAGCCGGCTCATCGAGTGGGCCATCGACATGTCCCGCCGTGAAGGCTGCCAACTGGTCCAGCTGACCTCCGACGCCTCCCGCACGGACGCCCACCGCTTCTACGAGCGACTCGGCTTCACGGCCTCCCACGTCGGCTTCAAGCTCACGCTGTAA
- a CDS encoding LysR family transcriptional regulator: MDLALLRTFVTVHRAGSFTRAAALLGLSQPAVTSQIRTLERQLGRPLFLRQARGVTPTTIGDELAHKAAPHLDALVEIAEAGLEEDSSLRTLHLAGPPEFTAERALPALTELTGEDGQGFALRASFGTAEETLEGLASGHHDLAISTVRPRGALLSATALCDEEHVLIASPRWAERIGGTGALRRAGPSALEEIPVVEVHESLPLVARYWAAVFDSRPVAPGTVVVPDLRAVLACATAGAGLAVLPRYLCAGALERGDVVALHEPTVPPLRTYFLVVRTGTLAMPHIARAHEWLEQAAADWS, translated from the coding sequence GTGGATCTGGCCTTGCTGCGAACCTTCGTGACCGTGCACCGGGCCGGCTCCTTCACCCGCGCCGCAGCCTTGCTGGGTCTCTCCCAGCCGGCCGTCACCTCGCAGATTCGGACGCTGGAACGGCAGCTGGGGCGGCCCTTGTTCCTTCGGCAGGCGCGTGGTGTCACACCGACGACCATCGGGGACGAGCTGGCCCACAAGGCGGCGCCGCATCTCGACGCCCTGGTGGAGATAGCCGAGGCCGGTCTGGAGGAGGACTCCTCCTTACGGACCCTGCATCTGGCCGGCCCGCCGGAGTTCACCGCCGAGCGGGCGCTGCCCGCGCTCACGGAGCTGACGGGCGAGGACGGCCAGGGGTTCGCCCTGCGCGCCTCCTTCGGTACCGCCGAGGAGACGCTGGAGGGGCTGGCTTCCGGGCATCACGATCTGGCCATCAGCACGGTCCGGCCGCGCGGCGCGCTGCTCTCGGCGACTGCGCTCTGCGACGAGGAGCACGTCCTGATCGCCTCCCCGCGCTGGGCCGAGCGGATCGGAGGGACCGGCGCACTCCGCCGCGCCGGTCCGTCCGCCCTGGAAGAGATACCGGTGGTCGAGGTCCACGAGTCGCTGCCCCTGGTCGCCCGCTACTGGGCCGCCGTCTTCGATTCCCGCCCGGTCGCCCCGGGCACCGTCGTCGTCCCGGATCTCCGCGCGGTACTGGCCTGCGCGACCGCCGGAGCGGGGCTGGCGGTACTGCCCCGCTATCTGTGTGCGGGCGCACTGGAACGAGGCGATGTTGTCGCCCTGCACGAACCGACGGTCCCTCCGTTACGCACGTACTTCCTGGTGGTCCGCACCGGCACGCTGGCGATGCCGCACATCGCCCGGGCCCACGAGTGGCTGGAGCAGGCGGCCGCCGACTGGAGCTGA
- a CDS encoding MFS transporter, producing the protein MPLALLALAIGAFGIGTTEFVIMGLLPEVAGDFGVSIPTAGYLVTGYALGVMFGAPLMTVLGTRISRKRMLMLLMALFVVGNLLSALAPSFGVMLIGRVVASLAHGAFFGIGSVVAADLVAPDKKAGAIALMFTGLTVANVVGVPLGTLVGQSVGWRVTFGIVAVLGVVGLAGIAGLVPDLPRPEGVRLRHELAALKNVQVLLAMAMTVLGFGGVFAAITYIAPMMTHVAGFADGSVTWLLVLFGLGMVGGNLIGGRYADRALMPLLYVSLGALAVVLALFTLTAQNKAAAAVTIVLIGALGFATVPPLQKRVLDQAHGAPTLASALNIGAFNLGNALSAWLGGLVIAAGLGYTAPNWVGAVLAAGALVLALVSAALERRADAPGTVTTGSARTERPTAVTH; encoded by the coding sequence ATGCCTCTCGCGCTTCTGGCCCTCGCGATCGGGGCCTTCGGGATCGGAACCACGGAGTTCGTGATCATGGGCTTGCTGCCCGAGGTCGCGGGCGACTTCGGTGTCTCGATCCCCACGGCCGGCTACCTGGTGACCGGCTACGCCCTGGGCGTCATGTTCGGTGCCCCGCTGATGACCGTGCTCGGCACCAGGATCTCCCGCAAGCGGATGCTGATGCTGCTGATGGCGCTGTTCGTCGTCGGCAACCTGCTGTCGGCGCTGGCCCCGTCCTTCGGCGTCATGCTCATCGGACGGGTGGTCGCCTCACTGGCCCACGGTGCCTTCTTCGGCATCGGCTCGGTGGTCGCGGCCGACCTGGTCGCCCCGGACAAGAAGGCCGGAGCCATCGCCCTGATGTTCACCGGACTGACCGTCGCCAACGTCGTCGGCGTCCCGCTGGGCACGCTCGTCGGGCAGTCCGTCGGCTGGCGCGTCACCTTCGGCATCGTCGCCGTCCTGGGCGTCGTCGGCCTGGCCGGCATCGCCGGGCTCGTCCCCGACCTGCCCAGGCCCGAGGGCGTACGGCTGCGCCACGAGCTGGCCGCCCTGAAGAACGTCCAAGTGCTCCTCGCCATGGCGATGACCGTCCTCGGCTTCGGCGGCGTCTTCGCGGCCATCACCTACATCGCGCCGATGATGACGCACGTCGCGGGCTTCGCCGACGGCTCCGTCACCTGGCTGCTGGTACTCTTCGGCCTCGGCATGGTCGGCGGCAACCTCATCGGCGGCCGGTACGCGGACCGCGCCCTGATGCCCCTGCTGTACGTGTCCCTGGGCGCCCTCGCCGTCGTCCTCGCACTCTTCACCCTCACCGCCCAGAACAAGGCAGCGGCCGCCGTCACCATCGTCCTCATCGGCGCACTGGGCTTCGCCACGGTGCCACCGCTGCAGAAGCGGGTGCTCGACCAGGCGCACGGCGCCCCCACCCTCGCCTCGGCCCTCAACATCGGTGCCTTCAACCTCGGCAACGCGCTGTCCGCCTGGCTCGGCGGCCTCGTGATCGCGGCCGGCCTCGGCTACACGGCACCCAACTGGGTCGGCGCCGTCCTCGCCGCGGGCGCCCTGGTGCTGGCCCTCGTCTCGGCCGCTCTCGAACGCCGTGCCGACGCACCCGGCACCGTGACCACCGGCTCGGCGCGCACCGAGCGGCCGACCGCCGTCACCCACTGA
- a CDS encoding GlcG/HbpS family heme-binding protein — protein sequence MSTTTAVAPLSTADAEALVTAAREAAEAAGVTVSVTVLDAGGHLLAFRRDDRAVLISGETSTRKAYTALQLDTPTADLVDAVQPGGLFHTLPTALDRPLLFIAGGVPVRRGGRLIGAIGVGGGAPEQDHAVATAAVDVLV from the coding sequence ATGAGCACCACCACCGCCGTCGCCCCGCTCAGCACCGCGGATGCCGAAGCGCTCGTCACCGCCGCACGCGAGGCCGCCGAGGCAGCCGGTGTCACCGTCAGCGTCACCGTGCTCGACGCCGGCGGGCACCTGCTCGCCTTCCGCCGTGACGACCGCGCCGTACTGATCTCCGGTGAGACCAGTACCCGCAAGGCGTACACCGCCCTCCAGCTCGACACACCCACGGCCGACCTGGTGGACGCCGTGCAGCCCGGCGGCCTCTTCCACACGCTGCCCACCGCGCTCGACCGGCCGCTGCTGTTCATCGCCGGGGGCGTGCCCGTCCGGCGCGGCGGCCGGCTGATCGGTGCCATCGGTGTCGGCGGCGGCGCGCCGGAGCAGGACCATGCCGTCGCCACGGCCGCCGTGGACGTCCTCGTCTGA
- a CDS encoding MarR family winged helix-turn-helix transcriptional regulator, producing the protein MTATDPALTALAQGWCALSLLHGRIEAHIERALQARHDLSVREYSLLDVLSRQHDGDGGHLQMKQVADAVVLSQSATTRLVTRLEDRGLLERYLCPTDRRGIYTNVTEAGLKLLEEARPTNDTALREALDVAAKNPDLAPLVRAVETLKAPVPA; encoded by the coding sequence ATGACCGCCACGGACCCCGCGCTCACCGCCCTCGCTCAGGGCTGGTGTGCCCTCTCCCTGCTGCACGGGAGGATCGAGGCCCATATCGAGCGCGCCCTTCAGGCACGGCACGACCTGAGCGTGCGGGAGTACTCCCTGCTCGACGTCCTGAGCCGACAGCACGACGGCGACGGGGGTCATTTGCAGATGAAGCAGGTGGCCGATGCCGTCGTCCTCAGCCAGAGCGCCACCACACGCCTGGTCACCCGGCTCGAGGACCGCGGCCTGCTGGAGCGCTACCTGTGCCCCACCGACCGGCGCGGGATCTACACCAACGTCACCGAGGCCGGTCTGAAGCTCCTGGAGGAGGCACGGCCCACCAACGACACCGCCCTGCGCGAGGCCCTCGACGTGGCGGCGAAGAACCCCGACCTGGCCCCGCTGGTCAGGGCCGTGGAGACGCTCAAGGCACCCGTTCCCGCCTGA
- a CDS encoding GNAT family N-acetyltransferase produces MPTPSLAALPIRRLTLRDLTSCADLSEDRGWPREEHKWGLLLAAGRGYGIDDPDGGLVAACVVTEYGFRDQPSLAAIGMVLVAERHARRGVGRRLMRHVVSAMDTTPLTLHATPFGRPLYEELGFKVSGRAEMLRGHFAPEAAQQRVATRAATAEDLPALLRLDEEVFGADRTHVITRLPAFADQLRVAEEDGQVIGYAAAWPNMDTHVVGPLIARDTETAKALLASLAARTDRPLRTDIDVRHEELLSWAKDRGLASVAFNAVMTYGITELPGDWNRRFAPVTVAAG; encoded by the coding sequence GTGCCGACACCTTCCCTTGCCGCTCTGCCCATCCGCCGTCTGACGCTCCGCGATCTCACCTCCTGTGCCGACTTGTCCGAGGACCGGGGGTGGCCACGGGAGGAACACAAGTGGGGTCTCCTTCTCGCGGCCGGGAGGGGTTACGGCATCGACGACCCCGATGGAGGGCTGGTGGCGGCCTGCGTCGTCACCGAGTACGGGTTTCGGGATCAGCCCTCGCTGGCGGCCATCGGCATGGTCCTGGTCGCCGAACGGCATGCGCGCCGGGGTGTGGGACGCCGACTGATGCGGCACGTCGTCTCCGCGATGGACACCACGCCCCTCACCCTGCACGCCACCCCGTTCGGCCGGCCGCTCTACGAGGAGCTCGGTTTCAAGGTCAGCGGCCGGGCGGAGATGCTGCGCGGCCACTTCGCCCCCGAAGCCGCACAGCAGCGGGTGGCCACCCGTGCCGCCACTGCGGAGGACCTCCCCGCCCTCCTGCGCCTCGACGAAGAGGTGTTCGGGGCCGACCGCACGCACGTCATCACGCGGCTTCCCGCCTTCGCCGACCAGCTGCGCGTCGCCGAGGAGGACGGGCAGGTCATCGGTTACGCGGCCGCCTGGCCCAACATGGACACGCACGTCGTGGGCCCGCTGATCGCCCGTGACACCGAGACGGCCAAGGCGCTCCTCGCTTCCCTCGCCGCCCGTACCGACCGTCCGCTGCGCACCGACATCGACGTGCGCCACGAAGAGCTGCTGAGCTGGGCGAAGGACCGCGGTCTGGCGTCCGTCGCCTTCAACGCGGTCATGACGTACGGGATCACGGAGCTGCCCGGGGACTGGAACCGGCGGTTCGCACCGGTGACGGTCGCCGCGGGCTGA
- a CDS encoding NUDIX domain-containing protein codes for MTVRPVVKRTARAVLLDGENLILIKRTKPGVDPYWVTPGGGVEPKDPTVVDALHREVYEELGAKITDVVPCFVDTVEHIGDDGGATGVKVQHFFVCRLESMDPSLRHGPEVDEPAGEYEIVRVPFTRVGIASVHLVPLSLRHYLDGNIEGVLAMHAPDLG; via the coding sequence ATGACCGTCCGACCCGTGGTCAAGCGCACCGCCCGAGCCGTTCTGCTGGACGGCGAGAACCTGATCCTGATCAAGCGCACCAAACCTGGTGTGGACCCCTACTGGGTCACCCCCGGCGGCGGGGTCGAGCCGAAGGACCCGACCGTCGTCGACGCCCTGCACCGAGAGGTGTACGAGGAGCTCGGCGCCAAGATCACCGATGTCGTGCCCTGCTTCGTCGACACCGTGGAGCACATCGGTGACGACGGCGGCGCCACCGGCGTCAAGGTGCAGCACTTCTTCGTATGCCGCCTGGAATCCATGGACCCGTCCCTGCGGCACGGCCCGGAGGTCGACGAGCCCGCCGGTGAGTACGAGATCGTCCGTGTGCCCTTCACCCGCGTGGGGATCGCCTCGGTCCACCTCGTACCGCTGTCGCTGCGCCACTACCTGGACGGCAACATCGAGGGGGTCCTCGCCATGCACGCCCCCGACCTGGGCTGA